In Leishmania infantum JPCM5 genome chromosome 9, the following proteins share a genomic window:
- a CDS encoding putative leucine-rich repeat protein — protein sequence MASMNGSLYRSSCSISSLADAPLAKATALSEQNLARTPTPPPARVLPAIAAAATVTAATLPSIPLDRYRAKLEECAELHRQLEELAHTKEAVEQRLSSCQAEAVQLRQTVHRLECVLQLRNEELVLLRDCRRQRGVGGGDGAPASMRMILPTAEAVAQSLGRARGGASQQFTHAAEGAATADQAVILEYIRASCYVGCPTHPQLIQFFFAASSGEALVATEPPLTYAQGSVLHRLLTQTPIGWGAAAAAAAVAELSAFRTWACEHLRTFSVRFEDAYAGVSTLSDALLHSLPSLAQLEVWGVDSDAALTKLTDALVGATQVRELSLPELVVGDDGLQGLWRLLQMRGSMHAPCTAAVPAETSCAADSLALALCTLDLSACHIKDPLTLAQLHCPSVEVLLLPPTDRMTDSLLAEVLQRCPRLHTLDLSGCARLTDACVEFFNSAAPQLRVLALEHCPHVHRLQLDHVEVLLSSLVHVHALTSRSLRVLPLPVQQRAVLSSLVAPRLSQISLHGLPVDEEVLRRLNGRSGEVDGCEEGVRLTSVTFSECTFVSDDVFAGFLQSQTDLQKLSLFHCKGLSSACWMAKRGLPIFAALHTLELVNLRTLTDEALRELTQACPALQQLDLHGAGWSHLTDISIRQLDRLSELRVLNLLALNPDLVTAPVVTALVQRLPQLQRLYHETAITLAGHSESVENGDKGALHPVGAVDIPSASVSSSVTVERSDAEARWRAALRDYPLRMLRLQHHSALVLWTDRARTAGPRASREDVPQATSDSLLTATTVDGGHDGSGIQVAEAAAVEPSKLFPAMAARTMAAAIAASAASTLTLPSLKTPAPPQHGPPGEVRLGDAEGAPHASSCFVASPHHEAALLPPVRRSTPGEPAHMDADECGQASPVHEQQQQLNSPSSCSSSGSSTYTQQSTQEGSHEGAGHSLKRSLVQCANAAASAAFQSYQHRPVRMSTGSSRPSVATAVAATAAAPQAGSVEDRAEAFMGPWEE from the coding sequence ATGGCCTCCATGAATGGCAGCCTCTACCGGAGCAGTTGTTCCATCTCGAGCTTAGCGGATGCGCCACTCGCAAAAGCCACGGCGCTGTCTGAGCAAAACCTCGCGCGCAccccgacgccaccgccggcaagAGTGCTGCCGGCgattgccgctgctgccactgtcACGGCGGCTACTCTGCCTAGCATACCGCTGGATCGATACCGGGCAAAGCTGGAGGAGTGTGCTGAGCTGCACCGtcagctggaggagctggcacACACGAAGGAGGCGGTCGAACAGCGTCTCTCGAGTTGCCAAGCGGAAGcagtgcagctgcgtcagACTGTGCATCGGCTAGAgtgtgtgctgcagctccgcaaCGAGGAACTCGTCTTGCTACGTGATTGCCGACGCCAGCGAGGTGTTGGTGGCGGGGATGGCGCACCGGCCTCGATGCGAATGATCCTGCCAACAGCTGAGGCCGTTGCACAATCACTCGGCAGGGCCCGCGGCGGAGCAAGCCAGCAATTTACCCACGCTGCTGAGGGCGCTGCAACGGCTGATCAAGCGGTCATACTCGAGTACATCAGAGCCTCCTGCTACGTAGGCTGCCCGACGCACCCGCAACTTATTCAGTTTTttttcgccgcctcctctggAGAAGCGTTGGTCGCGACGGAGCCGCCGCTCACGTACGCGCAGGGCTCGGTGCTGCATCGTCTGCTTACACAGACACCCATCGGCTGgggggctgctgccgccgccgccgccgtcgctgagcTCTCTGCATTCCGGACGTGGGCCTGTGAGCATCTTCGCACCTTTTCCGTTCGCTTCGAGGACGCCTACGCCGGTGTGTCGACTCTCtccgatgcgctgctgcactccctcccctcactCGCCCAACTCGAGGTGTGGGGTGTGGACAGCGACGCTGCCCTCACGAAGCTGACAGATGCGCTGGTGGGTGCCACGCAGGTGCGcgagctgtcgctgccggagctggtagtcggcgacgacggcctACAAGGACTGTGGCGCCTGCTTCAAATGCGCGGCTCGATGCACGCCCCttgcaccgccgcggtgccgGCCGAGACGTCTTGCGCCGCCGACTCGCTCGCACTGGCGCTGTGCACTCTAGACCTCAGCGCCTGCCACATCAAGGACCCGCTCACATTGGCCCAGCTCCACTGTCCCTCTGTCGAGGTGCTTCTGCTGCCCCCAACTGACCGCATGACGGACAGCCTCCTcgcagaggtgctgcagcgctgtcCTCGGCTGCACACGCTTGACCTCTCGGGCTGCGCGCGGCTGACCGACGCGTGTGTCGAGTTCTTCAACTccgcagctccgcagctgcgggtCCTCGCGCTGGAGCACTGCCCGCACgttcaccgcctccagctaGATCACGTGGAGGTACTGCTCTCGTCCctcgtgcacgtgcacgcgctcaCGAGCCGCAgcctgcgcgtgctgccgctgccggtgcagcagcgcgccgtcctctcctctctcgtggCGCCTCGCCTCTCGCAGATCTCCTTGCACGGGCTGCCTGTAGATGAGGaagtgctgcggcggctcaACGGCCGCAGTGGTGAAGTGGACGGCTGCGAAGAAGGCGTGCGGCTCACCTCTGTCACCTTCTCGGAGTGCACGTTCGTCAGCGATGATGTTTTCGCAGGGTTTCTCCAATCACAGACGGATCTACAgaagctctctctcttccactgCAAGGGCCtgagcagcgcctgctggaTGGCGAAGAGAGGCCTGCCCATCTTCGCGGCCCTTCACACGCTCGAGTTGGTCAACCTTCGGACCCTCACCGACGAAGCCCTCCGCGAGCTCACCCAGGCATGTCCAGCCCTGCAGCAACTCGATCTCCACGGCGCGGGCTGGTCGCACCTGACAGACATCAGCATCCGCCAGCTAGACCGGCTATCGGAGCTACGCGTGCTGAACCTACTTGCCCTGAACCCGGATCTCGTGACGGCCCCTGTAGTCACTGCACTTGTTCAGCGCCTGCCGCAGTTGCAGCGGTTGTACCACGAGACCGCCATCACCTTGGCGGGGCACAGTGAGTCGGTGGAGAACGGCGACAAGGGCGCTCTTCAccccgtcggcgccgtggaTATCCCCTCCGCATCGGTGTCGTCGTCTGTGACCGTCGAGAGGAGTGATGCAGAGGCGCGCTggcgagcagcgctgcgcgacTACCCTCTTCGCATGCttcggctgcagcaccacagcgCTCTAGTCCTGTGGACAGATCGGGCGCGCACAGCTGGGCCACGCGCAAGCCGCGAGGATGTCCCACAAGCCACTAGCGATTCTCTACTTACGGCGACAACAGTGGACGGGGGACACGACGGGAGCGGCATCCAAGTGGCAGAAGCGGCCGCTGTAGAGCCATCGAAACTGTTCCCGGCAATGGCCGCCCGCACCATGGCAGCTGCCATcgctgcctcggcggcgaGTACACTAACGCTGCCATCGCTGAAGACCCCTGCACCACCCCAGCACGGGCCGCCTGGCGAAGTGCGCCTCGGCGACGCAGAGGGAGCGCCACACGCCTCGAGCTGTTTCGTTGCGTCTCCGCACCATGAGGCAGCATTGCTGCCACCAGTGAGGCGCTCCACGCCAGGAGAGCCCGCGCACATGGACGCAGACGAGTGTGGCCAAGCGTCGCCGGtgcatgagcagcagcagcagctcaacTCGCCATCGTCatgctcctcctccggctcCTCGACATACACCCAGCAGTCGACGCAAGAGGGCAGTCACGAAGGTGCAGGCCACAGCCTCAAGCGGTCACTGGTGCAgtgcgccaacgccgccgcatcagcagctTTCCAGTCGTACCAGCACCGCCCCGTGCGCATGTCGACAGGCTCCAGCCGTCCATCTGTGGCAACCGCagtcgccgccacggcagcagcaccacaagCGGGCTCTGTGGAAGACCGTGCCGAAGCGTTCATGGGGCCTTGGGAAGAGTAG